From a region of the Besnoitia besnoiti strain Bb-Ger1 chromosome I, whole genome shotgun sequence genome:
- a CDS encoding hypothetical protein (encoded by transcript BESB_000310), whose product MSYNPSYGGQFQGLNAARGAGKKEDPKSKGSSSSMAKSDPLASDTPPTKVIVKFTGLTFVGMPDLKAPDRRDFFVAAVFENDDLNEVMKHKRARTPIMPGRYVGTVWNADFKNCQLVLPVADPSKRLRFYVCAITTTHVEEEGKRSRDIALVGIGYSDSFFIDKCKTYFSSVLELKPVQGGDESIKPGKLELSVECCGDNHGPPIPPDTEDSVMEAFQA is encoded by the exons ATGTCGTACAATCCATCCTACGGAGGCCAATTCCAAGGTCTCAATGCAG CGAGAGGAGCTGGCAAGAAGGAGGACCCGAAGTCCAAAGGCAGCTCCAGCTCTATGGCTAAAAGCGACCCGCTTGCTTCCGACACTCCCCCAACTAAAGTGATTGTGAAATTCACTGGCTTGAC GTTTGTCGGCATGCCTGATCTGAAGGCACCCGATCGAAGGGATTTCTTCGTCGCAGCAGTCTTCGAAAACGATGACCTGAACGAG GTCATGAAGCATAAGCGGGCGAGGACGCCCATTATGCCCGGTCGATATGTTGGCACTGTATGGAATGCGGACTTCAAAAACTGTCAACTGGTGCTTCCGGTGGCAGACCCGAGCAAACGACTGCGTTTCTACGTCTGCGCGATCACTACGACGCATGTagaggaggaaggcaagCGGTCGCGAGATATTGCGCTAGTCGGCATTGGCTACTCAGATTCATTCTTCATAGACAAATGCAAA ACGTACTTCTCGTCTGTCCTGGAACTGAAACCCGTTCAAGGCGGCGATGAGAGCATCAAACCCG GCAAGCTTGAACTCTCTGTGGAATGCTGTGGAGACAACCATGGTCCCCCTATCCCTCCCGACACCGAAGACAG cgTCATGGAGGCTTTCCAAGCGTAA
- a CDS encoding glutamate-tRNA ligase (encoded by transcript BESB_000290), translated as MLRVRYNPQTPPFVTLCVSALLERGLAACVPDNKLQGPLVIVKRADGAREEQFSDVAAAKILCRLSSKTLLLYPAAGFSRVSLEEASATASVDAMLSLAASLQAASALSPKQLGGLSAHLQLRTFVAGYRLSLADLALYSQLRRLADTEAQGGVAPAGWKDKFVHVSRWYSFLHGQQPIAGAVGSALRKAGSGANAPEARKADSEKGKKGAGSASGDKKEAASAQASYEGKLEGAVEGKVVTRFPPEPSGFLHIGHAKAALLNHYFASKYKGKMIFRFDDTNPARENQEFESSIAEDLRMLNVDWAAITHTSDYFEHLQNLCERLIKEGKFYVDDTPTEVMREQRGEGIESCRRNASVEESLQRWSEMLKGSAAGQQCCVRAKIDMQSKNKCMRDPVMYRCVADVRHHRHGDRFKAYPTYDFACPVVDAVEGVSHALRTNEYADRIPQYQWVQQAAGLAPVRIYEFSRLCFVRTLLSKRKLKYFVDNGFVEGWDDPRMPTVRGIRRRGLQVEALLDFILEQGPSKAGNLMEWDKLWTKNKQLIDPVVPRFMAVGKDAVPVFIKGAPEAAETKKRRMHAKNETLGEGDLWLLNKVFVDRDDAAMCENGEEVTLMHWGNCVFEQIVKNEAGEVIEIQATLHLEGDFRKTKKKLHWLANLNGLASPPAKSAELVLREYDHLITVDKLDQEEDNWEKFINPKTLFDTPAIGDPLLCQLKEGDLLQLERRGYFRVDKAGEQLVLIKIPDGRSKAMSAVSSKVDAAKLSGAKITGKKN; from the exons ATGCTGCGCGTCCGCTACAACCCGCAGACGCCCCCCTTCGTcactctctgcgtctcggcgctgctggagagaGGCTTGGCTGCCTGCGTCCCCGACAACAAACTCCAGGGGCCTCTGGTCATCGTGAAGCGGGCggacggcgcccgcgaggaacAGTTCTccgacgtcgccgcggccaaaatcctctgccgcctcagctCCAAGACTCTCCTG ctTTACCCCGCGGCGGGGTTTTCGCGTGTCTCGCTGGAGGAGGCCTCCGCGACTGCGAGCGTCGACGCGATGCTGTCActtgcggcgtctctccaggctgcctctgcgctctcgcctaagcagctcggcggcctcagcgcccacctgcagctgcgcacatTCGTCGCTGGCtaccgcctctctctcgcagacTTGGCGCTCTACTCGCAGCTCCGCAGGCTCGCAGACACTGAGGCCcagggcggcgtcgctcccgcAGGATG GAAGGACAAGTTCGTTCACGTGTCGCGTTGGTATTCCTTCCTTCACGGTCAGCAGCCGATCGCGGGCGCCGTGGGCAGTGCGCTGCGAAAAGCCGGTTCAGGAGCCAACGctccggaggcgcggaaagcagacagcgagaaggGCAAGAAGGGCGCTGGCTCCGCTTCTGGCGACAAGAAagaggccgcctccgcgcaggcctctTACGAAG GCAAACTCGAGGGCGCAGTCGAGGGTAAGGTGGTGACGCGCTTCCCGCCGGAGCCTTCCGGCTTCCTGCACATCGGGCACGCCAAGGCTGCGCTGCTGAACCACTACTTCGCCAGCAAATACAAGGGCAAAATGATCTTCAG ATTCGACGACACGAAtccggcgagagagaaccAGGAGTTCGAGTCGAGCATTGCTGAGGATCTGCGCATGCTGAACGTCGACTGGGCTGCGATTACGCACACTTCGGACTACTTTGAGCACTTGCAGAATCTCTGCGAACGCCTCATCAAGGAAG gCAAGTTCTACGTCGACGACACGCCGACGGAGGTCATGCGCGAGCAGCGTGGCGAAGGCATCGAGTCCTGCCGAAGGAACGCTTCTGTCGAAGAGAGTCTGCAGCGGTGGAGCGAGATGTTGAAG GGGTCTGCAGCTGGACAGCAgtgctgcgtgcgcgccaAGATCGACATGCAGTCGAAGAATAAGTGCATGCGCGACCCCGTGATGTATCGCTGCGTGGCGGACGTCCGCCACCACCGCCACGGCGACCGCTTCAAGGCCTACCCGACTTACGACTTTGCCTGTCCCGTAGTGGACGCCGTGGAAGGCGTCTCTCACGCACTCCGCACCAATGAGTACGCGGACCGCATTCCTCAGTACCAGTGG GTTCAACAGGCCGCCGGGCTCGCTCCAGTGCGCATCTACGAGTTCAGTCGGCTCTGCTTCGTGCGCACGCTGCTCTCCAAGCGCAAACTCAAGTACTTTGTTGACAACGGATTCGTCGAGGGCTGGGACGACCCGCGCATGCCGACTGTCAGAG GCattcgccggcgcgggctgcaggtcgaggcgctgctggactTCATTCTCGAGCAGGGCCCCAGCAAGGCGGGCAATCTGATGGAGTGGGATAAACTGTGGACGAAGAACAAGCAGCTGATCGACCCTGTTGTCCCGCGCTTCATGGCTGTCGGAA aggacgccgtgCCGGTCTTCATCAAGGgtgcgccggaggccgccgagacgaagaagcgtcgcatgcatgcgaagAACGAAACCTTGGGAGAGGGAGACCTCTGGCTGCTGAACAAGGTCTTCGTcgaccgcgacgacgccgccatGTGCGAGAATGGAGAAGAG GTGACTCTGATGCACTGGGGAAACTGCGTCTTTGAGCAGATTGTGAAGaacgaggcaggcgaggtcATCGAGATCCAAGCTACCCTCCACCTGGAGGGCGACTTCcgcaagacgaagaagaagctccaCTGGCTCGCCAACCTCaacggcctcgcctccccgccCGCCAAG AGTGCAGAGCTGGTGCTGCGGGAGTACGATCACCTCATCACCGTAGACAAGTTGGACCAAGAAGAAGACAACTGGGAGAAGTTCATCAACCCCAAGACGCTTTTTGACACACCTGCGATCGGCGACCCGCTTCTCTGCCAGCTGAAAGAAG gcgatctgctgcagctggagcgccgcggctaCTTCCGAGTGGACAAGGCCGGCGAGCAGCTCGTTCTAATCAAGATTCCG
- a CDS encoding hypothetical protein (encoded by transcript BESB_000300): MERDKQRSRRQEVERRGRNPSSDDDDSRERRRGRDESYPPPRAAHRRDEKRTKRRRRSSSESRSRSRSPRRHRDERDSSPSPESRRRSRRRRASDSSAEEEEERHPPAVAAPRGQRRDESPSSPSPSAPGSNPDEASREGVREAAAPKSGETDDAASSAASALSSAPSFLSFRRRGFGAGFSLARLKAVHEEESFMYTESLEESLSSAEQGGAPAAGAESAASAAAGSRSGLRRGVSRRERGEEEAEKEEDDEQEMKLVLQSMREIQKSRQAHRRKGLDVLSMQEEQQAEQEGEEEGEDDLSGYGLLERNFSTVNSATGATLDKHLEEFLRERMQLKEAPKKEEAEPCEGETRGEGDLYRVPERLQVPDRSGEYKEQLNWLTGLTEVQLPMSVKLKNIEATEKAKRALLKKGEPEAVNDDEDPDAIQRKAFGQRYTWFDPDRRPRARAGDDKALQNFSQRARRAQQNKGRAAIGYG, translated from the exons ATGGAGAGAGACAAACAGCGCAGCAGGAGGCAGGAAGTCGAGCGCCGGGGGAGAAATCCatcgagcgacgacgacgactcccgagagagaaggcgcggcagagacgagtCTTACCCACCTCCGCGGGCTGCGCACCGAAGAGACGAAAAGCGCACcaaaagaagacgcagaagcagtTCCgagtcgcgctcgcgctctcgctcgcctcggcggcaTCGAGACGAACGCGACTCCTCACCGTCTCCAGAGtctcgccgccgaagccgcagaagacgcgcgagcgattcttccgcagaggaggaagaagagcgccatccgcctgctgtcgctgcgcctcgtggGCAGCGGAGGGATgagtctccttcctcgccttctccctccgcccccggCTCGAATCCGGATGAGGCGAGTCGGGAAGGCGTGAgagaagctgcggcgccgaaaTCTGGGGAGACCGACgacgcggcctcctccgcggcgtctgccctctcgtctgcgccgtcctTTCTAAgtttccggcggcgcggcttcggcgcgggtttctccctcgcgcgcctgaaggcggttcacgaagaagagagcttCATGTACACAGAAAGCCTTGAAGAgtctctctcgtcggcggagcaaggcggcgcgccggcggcgggtgctgagagcgccgcgagcgccgccgccggctcccGCTCGGGGTTGCGCCGAGGCGTGagtcggcgcgagcgcggggaggaggaggcggagaaggaagaagacgatgaGCAAGAGATGAAGCTGGTGCTCCAGAGTATGCGCGAGATCCAAAagtcgcggcaggcgcaccGGAGGAAAGGCCTCGACGTCCTTAGCATGCAGGAGGAACAGCAGGCCGagcaagaaggcgaagaagagggagaagacgacctCTCAGGCTACGGTCTACTCGAGCGAAACTTCTCGACAGTCAACAGCGCAACGGGCGCCACACTTGACAAACACTT GGAAGAGTTCTtgcgcgagcgcatgcagctgaaggaggcgccgaagaaggaagaagcggagccttgcgaaggcgagacgaggGGTGAGGGCGACCTCTACCGCGTGCCAGAGCGCCTGCAAGTTCCCGATCGCAGCGGCGAGTACAAGGAGCAACTCAACTGGCTCACGGGTCTCACCGAGGTTCAGCTGCCCATGTC AGTGAAGCTGAAGAACATCGAGGCGaccgagaaggcgaagcgcgcgttGCTGAAGAAGGGCGAGCCTGAAGCTGT GAACGACGATGAAGATCCCGACGCGATTCAGCGGAAGGCATTCGGCCAGCGCTACACCTGGTTTGATCCTGATCGGCGCCCACGC GCACGCGCAGGAGACGACAAAGCTCTGCAGAATTTCTCGCAGAGGGCCAGGCGCGCCCAGCAGAACAAGGGGCGCGCAGCCATCGGCTACGGGTAA